A genomic region of Seriola aureovittata isolate HTS-2021-v1 ecotype China chromosome 21, ASM2101889v1, whole genome shotgun sequence contains the following coding sequences:
- the LOC130161945 gene encoding uncharacterized protein LOC130161945 produces MGGGKHLLLLAVFVLLERCHGQTAVSMLPGLKMVFSGDLFYLSCDNSAGESGVKWYFNNKEEKQTNKTWKFAVASPKHSGSYQCERNGQKSGDFNLDVMDFNPSASLTIKTGHPVMQYGHSVMLQLDNEDGLEGWVCWVYREGTKTKKIKFKLENRDHVVFQTTRLEVPETIFWCTDKSQNERSNQIIVRTSAQDISLEMYPFPAVVGETLTLKCIAWGTDQISKTVFYKGNTIIMHDAKSTYSITKVSESTQGPYRCDATYTHKARTSGPEYHRVSDIQNVFVKEPPIKAVLSEGNGLSCSCQRCPPNVSYHWYHKNDDQLWELTGSPSSNMTPQKRGTYACKAVLNNMRSALSNSYNFQTNNSNPIVIVICLFVVGLLAVVIALALYYQRKKRNNTSPIYEDVALSSRDTGDNRYDVLQKVPGAKREAEYDTLHPQPPGREKKGGEYEALKKEEMKEGVYHTLGAEGAARGEGGYEALKKEGMKEGVYHSLGAEGAARGEGGYEALKKEGMKEGVYHSLGAEGAARGEGGYEALKKEGMKEGVYHSLGAEGAAAGGEGGYEALKKEGMKEGVYNTLREGAGAGQEGEAIAENKDKDK; encoded by the exons tgtttgtgctcctgGAAAGATGTCACGGACAGACAGCAG TTTCTATGTTACCCGGACTCAAAATGGTCTTCTCTGGGGACTTATTCTATTTGAGCTGTGACAACAGTGCGGGTGAGAGCGGAGTGAAATGGTACTTtaacaacaaagaagaaaagcagacgAATAAAACCTGGAAGTTTGCGGTTGCTTCCCCCAAGCACTCTGGCTCTTACCAGTGTGAGAGAAATGGGCAAAAGAGTGGTGATTTCAACCTCGACGTCATGG ACTTCAATCCCAGTGCTTCACTCACCATCAAGACCGGCCACCCAGTGATGCAATACGGACATTCAGTCATGCTGCAACTTGACAATGAAGATGGTCTGGAGGGATGGGTCTGCTGGGTCTACAGggaaggaacaaaaacaaagaagattAAGTTTAAGTTGGAGAACAGAGACCATGTGGTCTTTCAAACCACGAGACTGGAAGTCCCAGAGACCATTTTCTGGTGTACTGATAAAAGTCAAAACGAGAGAAGTAACCAAATCATAGTCAGGACCTCAG CTCAGGATATATCACTGGAAATGTATCCCTTCCCCGCTGTAGTTGGGgagactctgactctgaagtGCATTGCCTGGGGCACAGATCAAATAAGCAAAACTGTTTTCTACAAAGGCAACACAATCATTATGCATGATGCCAAATCTACCTACAGCATCACTAAAGTGTCAGAATCTACACAGGGACCATATAGGTGTGAcgccacctacacacacaagGCCCGCACGAGTGGGCCTGAATATCACAGGGTCTCCGatattcaaaatgtgtttgtcaaaG AGCCTCCGATTAAGGCCGTTCTCTCTGAAGGCAATGGTTTGTCATGTTCTTGTCAACGATGTCCTCCTAATGTCTCCTATCATTGGTACCACAAGAATGATGATCAGCTATGGGAACTTACAGGTTCACCATCAAGCAACATGACACCACAAAAGCGTGGTACTTATGCTTGTAAAGCTGTGTTGAACAACATGAGGTCTGCTCTCAGCAACTCTTACAATT TTCAGACCAACAATTCAAACCCAATCGTCATTGTCATCTGCCTGTTTGTGGTGGGCTTGCTGGCCGTGGTGATAGCTTTAGCACTTTATTATCAACGTAAGAAGAGAAATAACACAA gcCCAATTTATGAGGATGTGGCTCTGAGTTCACGAGATACAGGTGATAACAGATATGATGTCCTGCAGAAGGTACCTGGTGCCAAAAGGGAGGCGGAGTATGATACCCTTCACCCACAGCCACCAGGCAGGGAGAAGAAAGGTGGTGAATATGAAGCactgaaaaaagaggaaatgaaagaagggGTATACCACACCTTGGGAGCAGAGGGGGCagcaagaggagagggaggataTGAAGCACTGAAGAAGGAGGGAATGAAAGAGGGGGTATACCACAGCTTGGGAGCAGAGGGGGCagcaagaggagagggaggttaTGAAGCACTGAAGAAAGAGGGAATGAAAGAGGGGGTATACCACAGCTTGGGAGCAGAGGGGGCagcaagaggagagggaggttaTGAAGCACTGAAGAAAGAGGGAATGAAAGAGGGGGTATACCACAGCTTGGGAGCAGAgggggcagcagcaggaggagagggaggataCGAAGCACTGAAGAAAGAGGGGATGAAAGAGGGGGTATACAATACTCTGAGAGAGGGGGCAGGTGCAGGACAGGAAGGAGAAGCAATAGCAGagaataaagacaaagacaaatga
- the LOC130162026 gene encoding vesicular glutamate transporter 1-like translates to MEIRPDRFKAVAAKTLGKIYGALEKKQENGETIELSAEGRPEMVEEKEMPVVDCTCFGLPRRYIIAILSGLGFCISFGIRCNLGVAIVSMVNSHTIYRDNKEVIVKAQFDWDPETVGMIHGSFFWGYIVTQIPGGFICQKFAANRVFGFAIVATSCLNMLIPTAARMHFGCVIIVRVFQGLVEGVSYPACHGIWAKWAPPLERSRLATTAFCGSYAGAVIAMPLAGILVQYSGWSSVFYVYGSFGIAWYCFWILVSYESPAIHPTITDEERKYIEDSIGETAQFTVTKFNTPWRAFFTSMPVYAIIVANFCRSWTFYLLLISQPAYFEEVFGFEISKVGIVSALPHLVMTIIVPIGGQLADYLRSNHIMSTTNVRKLMNCGGFGMEATLLLVVGFSHTKGVAITFLVLAVGFSGFAISGFNVNHLDIAPRYASILMGISNGVGTLSGMVCPLIVGAMTKHKTREEWQGVFLIASLVHYGGVIFYGLFASGEQQAWAEPEQLSDEKCGILDEDELANETEELYRTSGGTGYGAMNQGADPNGGGGVGGGGGGWVSDWDKTEEYVQPAGTNNYLYGVQGDRELT, encoded by the exons AGCTCTTGAGAAGAAGCAGGAAAATGGCGAGACAATTGAGCTGTCGGCAGAGGGCCGGCCGGAGATGGTGGAGGAAAAGGAGATGCCCGTGGTGGACTGCACATGCTTCGGCCTGCCCAGGCGTTACATCATCGCCATCCTCTCCGGTTTGGGCTTCTGCATCTCCTTTGGAATCCGATGTAACTTGGGTGTGGCCATCGTCAGCATGGTCAACAGCCACACCATCTACAGAGACAACAAGGAGGTCATAGTG AAAGCTCAATTTGACTGGGATCCAGAAACAGTGGGAATGATCCATGGTTCCTTCTTCTGGGGATACATAGTAACCCAAATTCCAGGAGGGTTCATTTGTCAAAAGTTTGCAGCAAACAG AGTGTTTGGTTTTGCTATCGTGGCCACATCTTGCCTGAATATGCTTATCCCCACGGCAGCCCGGATGCACTTTGGCTGTGTTATCATTGTCAGGGTGTTTCAAGGACTTGTGGAG GGAGTCTCATATCCTGCCTGTCACGGTATTTGGGCAAAATGGGCACCACCACTTGAAAGAAGTCGCCTGGCCACAACAGCCTTTTGTG GTTCTTATGCTGGCGCTGTGATTGCCATGCCATTAGCTGGAATCCTAGTCCAGTACTCAGGATGGTCATCAGTCTTCTATGTCTACG GAAGTTTTGGGATCGCGTGGTACTGCTTCTGGATCCTGGTGTCTTATGAAAGTCCAGCAATCCACCCCACCATCACtgatgaggagaggaaataCATTGAGGACAGCATTGGCGAGACGGCCCAATTTACAGTAACG aaATTCAACACACCATGGAGGGCGTTCTTCACGTCCATGCCAGTGTACGCCATCATCGTGGCTAATTTCTGCAGAAGCTGGACTTTCTACTTGCTTCTCATCAGCCAGCCCGCGTACTTCGAGGAGGTGTTTGGATTTGAGATTAGCAAG GTGGGCATTGTTTCCGCACTTCCCCATCTGGTTATGACCATCATTGTGCCCATTGGTGGCCAGCTTGCCGACTATCTGCGCTCCAACCACATCATGAGCACCACTAACGTTAGGAAACTTATGAACTGTGGAG GGTTTGGGATGGAGGCAactctgctgctggtggtgggcTTCTCTCATACAAAAGGTGTTGCCATTACATTCCTGGTTCTGGCTGTGGGTTTCTCTGGCTTTGCCATTTCAG GTTTCAATGTAAACCACCTGGACATTGCACCCCGATATGCTAGCATTCTCATGGGCATCTCCAACGGTGTGGGCACTTTATCTGGTATGGTTTGCCCACTCATAGTTGGTGCCATGACGAAGCACAAG ACACGAGAGGAGTGGCAGGGTGTGTTCCTCATTGCCTCACTTGTTCATTACGGAGGTGTTATATTCTATG GCCTTTTTGCATCTGGAGAGCAGCAAGCTTGGGCCGAGCCAGAGCAGCTGAGTGATGAGAAATGTGGCATCCTGGATGAGGATGAGCTTGCAAATGAGACAGAGGAGCTGTATCGCACAAGTGGCGGAACAGGCTATGGAGCGATGAACCAGGGAGCAGATCCCAATGGAGGCGGAGgcgtgggaggaggaggaggaggctgggtCTCAGACTGGGACAAAACTGAGGAGTACGTACAACCAGCCGGAACCAATAATTACCTTTATGGAGTACAGGGGGACCGAGAGCTAACATAA